From the Petrotoga mexicana DSM 14811 genome, one window contains:
- a CDS encoding GumC family protein → MEEERELTFSDILRIFKRRKWTFLIIFLLTIFLTAFYLFFVATPTYEAKQVIEYKSSSSQPTVSLGSMSSAANLLGISQPSDSGLTTEIERMKADWVLANVVKELNLVEKANENKGLIARLRGTEVTERDLIDSLKEGINIQNVQDTNMIEISYQSSDPTVAASVVSLVYSYYTDYAENLYFEDSQSYLNQVETLFEDVSQQYDQINKEVLDFQTKNKISDISGGTSQESDPLISYYSETYMNILKLEADKNQLEIRKQAIEDNIFKLSPETKEFILTNTEKDTPVKDIKSKLVSDRIELETLKLNSPSSPRIGALEAEITVLEDELKKNLEAIFSNDLNFLASIDMETFNEYTGIITQLQLFDVTKQVYENMLQVIDDEIAKRSPIMYEYFLLRKDQAILQTRYNTLLTALEQERMKASLYDNKFKVITSAYIPENPVSPNTTLTLAIGGVLAIFLGILGVFVKEANDKTVKDLYEFESLFGVPDIILDDSNDAEKIVNYVYKKDFKKFGLLFLGDFSVAQNLSQRIYNILNTVKPNKTEYFTSKENEDYKEKFEKFEKFKNTNEAFIMFDNFNNGDYILYRDDLEKIIIFIEEKTTNLEDIKEIFKKEKDPTVVYVKK, encoded by the coding sequence ATGGAAGAAGAAAGAGAACTAACCTTTTCAGACATACTCAGAATTTTTAAAAGAAGAAAATGGACTTTTCTAATTATTTTCCTCTTAACTATCTTTTTAACAGCGTTTTATCTGTTTTTCGTTGCAACTCCCACGTATGAAGCAAAGCAGGTTATAGAGTACAAATCAAGTTCTTCACAACCAACTGTCTCTTTAGGGTCTATGTCTTCTGCAGCAAACTTGTTAGGAATCAGCCAACCCTCTGATTCAGGTTTAACTACCGAAATTGAAAGGATGAAAGCCGATTGGGTGTTAGCAAACGTTGTAAAAGAGCTCAACCTTGTAGAAAAAGCAAACGAAAACAAAGGGCTAATTGCTAGATTGAGAGGTACAGAAGTAACAGAAAGAGACCTCATTGATTCACTAAAAGAAGGTATAAATATACAAAATGTTCAAGATACTAATATGATAGAAATAAGTTACCAAAGTTCCGATCCAACTGTGGCTGCTTCGGTTGTCTCACTTGTGTATTCTTACTACACTGATTATGCAGAAAACCTTTATTTTGAGGATTCACAGTCTTATTTGAATCAAGTTGAAACGTTATTTGAAGATGTTTCTCAGCAATATGATCAGATAAATAAAGAGGTTTTAGATTTCCAAACTAAAAATAAGATTTCCGATATTTCAGGGGGAACATCACAAGAAAGCGACCCTTTAATTAGTTATTATTCGGAAACCTATATGAATATACTAAAATTAGAAGCAGATAAAAACCAATTAGAAATCAGAAAGCAAGCTATAGAAGATAATATTTTCAAACTGAGTCCAGAAACTAAAGAGTTTATACTAACAAACACAGAAAAAGATACGCCTGTTAAGGATATAAAATCTAAATTAGTGAGTGACAGAATAGAATTAGAAACTTTAAAGTTAAATTCTCCTAGTTCTCCGAGAATTGGAGCTTTGGAAGCGGAAATAACGGTTTTAGAAGATGAATTGAAAAAGAATCTTGAAGCGATTTTTTCCAACGATTTAAACTTTCTTGCATCGATCGATATGGAAACTTTTAACGAATACACAGGGATAATTACACAACTACAACTATTCGATGTAACAAAACAGGTGTATGAAAATATGCTTCAAGTTATAGATGATGAAATTGCAAAAAGATCTCCTATTATGTACGAATATTTCCTTTTGAGAAAAGATCAGGCTATTCTTCAAACAAGGTATAACACTTTACTAACTGCCTTAGAGCAAGAAAGGATGAAGGCATCACTATACGATAACAAATTCAAAGTAATAACCTCAGCCTACATACCAGAAAATCCTGTATCACCAAATACTACCCTCACTTTAGCTATTGGAGGGGTATTGGCAATATTCTTGGGAATTTTGGGTGTTTTTGTGAAGGAAGCAAACGACAAAACAGTGAAAGATCTATACGAATTTGAAAGTTTATTTGGGGTTCCTGACATCATTTTAGATGATTCAAACGATGCTGAGAAAATAGTTAATTATGTTTATAAAAAAGATTTTAAAAAGTTCGGGTTGCTATTTTTGGGGGATTTTTCAGTTGCCCAGAACCTTTCTCAAAGAATTTACAACATCTTAAATACCGTAAAACCTAATAAAACAGAGTATTTTACTTCAAAGGAAAACGAAGATTACAAAGAAAAGTTTGAAAAATTTGAGAAGTTTAAAAATACAAACGAGGCTTTTATCATGTTTGACAATTTCAACAACGGTGATTATATACTATACAGAGATGATTTAGAAAAGATTATTATATTTATAGAAGAAAAAACAACAAACTTGGAAGATATAAAGGAGATTTTCAAAAAAGAAAAGGATCCCACCGTTGTTTATGTGAAAAAATAA
- a CDS encoding PD-(D/E)XK nuclease family protein has translation MRKVYLFDLNPEHFKNVGDLVLPFYNEDPLNFLFLGPSGFYVKQVAEYVASQTKKTINRDAFRVINQYVTETLKTYQPQSVILDRDFLKVYIENEIMDLIEEEKKDEEFSEYLNVISKSQKSVEYILDIFEKKWEISRVEDEEIVESSEEYKLLDDSIDNNSNLYILYTKLEKKLEDILETKFDMSIKYQRNYDPVSVYKWFYEILPNRLKEEGKKYIGKRVVISGFFDISPAVNKTLKAFFDLFEEVHFITWVNIEDRSFDSITNIHNFLKNEGFEFKSKNKGLKRIFENTNIEIFPMNNDVSEIETLTKEIKRKLISENLSPDELGVVVPNSSTAKLLADYLEDAKVPYRFKNDVPLNESQIVLILLQPIKTLVRGCEVEDILAMIESGYGGVTELTMEQIEHYLKRLNLFYDIQKSSLKNRKEKWMNTVEKEIDKRNSQLKGTEEIERISEELKDLNELKKCLGNIFSLLENIQKSKDRKKYFSVSDYRELVKEWIDTYLSHFNILKTYEDVLPIESQLNALKAFEALVFNVEENLEKILKSNKNLGIEKFYKILSSLIQIETYRESERYDNTVEIMSLEDSRFVKKKYKYIVGFTEENYPSIKINPFITSMSNEGTSIAKHSEKISRRNLFISMIFADNIVFTYPNAKLSGEPILPSPYEKEFRNNFKNVKYSNKFLSKKEILPKDPKNIFSDAEATIYYILNGKKEYLPDKHHTDIERLKKEITNPDWQLYKNTDLGRLSHTKITTYVDCPFKYYLGIEGRLNGDKDFEKFFDGLIKHRVMKEIFSKYKNYEVMSQKILNKEELKEEIKDIIEDIWEEYTDDFLHTYEAIKDVESEIITEDILESIEDIHRKYIHFKKGIDLTYSQVIATELEVNSKINIGNFHDVDLTSRIDRVDLLNGNYVYLLDEFGDQLLPGAYSIMDYKRSKNFQSEQLLIYYLTLLNNEEWKNKLANSDVYLKFQVVSKKKEHKNNNFIKIQKGRIIYKEHKSRTKYVSFDIKEFCTWLEKVFQNINKSDFTPIAVKEREIRRFLEEMYDKYNNAKTGEKYYDCSSCQFRSLCELMQYKKDFNINIKKYL, from the coding sequence ATGAGAAAGGTCTATTTATTTGACTTAAATCCAGAACATTTTAAAAACGTTGGAGATCTTGTACTTCCTTTTTACAACGAAGATCCTCTGAACTTTTTGTTTCTAGGGCCTTCTGGTTTTTACGTGAAGCAAGTGGCAGAATACGTTGCCTCACAAACAAAAAAAACTATCAATCGTGATGCCTTCAGGGTTATAAACCAATATGTAACTGAGACGCTAAAAACATACCAGCCACAATCTGTAATATTGGATAGAGATTTTTTGAAGGTATACATCGAAAACGAGATAATGGACTTAATAGAAGAAGAGAAGAAAGACGAAGAATTTTCTGAATATCTAAACGTTATATCCAAATCTCAAAAATCAGTTGAGTACATATTAGATATTTTCGAGAAAAAATGGGAAATTTCAAGGGTTGAAGATGAAGAAATCGTTGAATCCTCTGAAGAATACAAGTTGCTCGATGATTCTATAGATAACAATTCTAATTTGTACATACTTTACACTAAATTAGAAAAAAAACTCGAAGATATTTTAGAAACGAAGTTCGATATGTCTATTAAATATCAAAGAAATTACGATCCCGTTAGTGTGTACAAATGGTTTTATGAGATTTTACCTAACAGATTGAAAGAAGAGGGGAAAAAATATATAGGAAAAAGGGTCGTTATTTCGGGCTTTTTTGATATTTCTCCAGCCGTTAACAAAACTCTTAAAGCTTTCTTTGATCTCTTTGAAGAGGTTCATTTTATTACTTGGGTCAATATAGAAGACAGAAGTTTTGATTCAATAACTAACATACATAACTTTTTAAAAAATGAAGGGTTTGAATTCAAATCGAAAAATAAAGGGTTAAAACGGATTTTTGAAAATACCAATATTGAAATCTTTCCAATGAACAACGATGTTTCTGAAATAGAAACCCTCACAAAAGAAATAAAAAGAAAATTGATAAGTGAAAATCTTTCACCTGATGAATTGGGGGTCGTTGTTCCCAATAGTTCAACTGCAAAATTATTGGCGGATTATTTGGAAGATGCTAAGGTACCTTACAGGTTCAAAAACGATGTTCCGTTAAACGAAAGTCAAATAGTTTTGATACTTCTTCAACCAATTAAAACGTTGGTGAGGGGTTGTGAAGTTGAAGATATCTTGGCGATGATTGAAAGTGGTTACGGGGGAGTAACTGAACTGACGATGGAGCAGATAGAACATTATCTAAAGCGATTAAACTTATTCTATGACATACAAAAATCCTCTCTCAAAAACCGAAAAGAAAAATGGATGAATACCGTTGAGAAAGAAATAGATAAAAGAAATTCTCAACTTAAAGGTACAGAAGAAATAGAAAGAATAAGCGAAGAACTCAAAGACTTAAATGAATTAAAAAAATGCCTTGGCAACATATTTTCTCTTTTAGAAAATATCCAGAAAAGCAAAGATCGAAAAAAGTACTTCAGTGTTTCTGATTACAGGGAGTTAGTGAAAGAATGGATAGATACTTACCTATCTCATTTCAACATACTGAAAACATACGAGGATGTACTCCCTATTGAGAGTCAATTAAATGCATTAAAAGCTTTTGAAGCACTAGTATTTAACGTCGAAGAAAATTTGGAGAAAATTCTAAAGTCAAATAAAAATTTAGGAATTGAAAAGTTCTACAAAATACTTTCTTCTCTTATTCAGATTGAAACGTATAGAGAGTCCGAAAGGTACGATAATACAGTAGAAATAATGAGCCTTGAAGACTCAAGATTTGTAAAGAAAAAATATAAATATATTGTCGGTTTCACTGAAGAAAACTACCCTTCAATAAAGATCAATCCTTTCATCACATCTATGAGTAACGAAGGGACCTCAATCGCCAAACATTCAGAAAAGATCAGTAGAAGAAACTTGTTTATCTCGATGATCTTCGCTGATAATATAGTATTTACATATCCAAACGCTAAACTAAGTGGTGAACCAATACTACCCTCTCCATACGAAAAAGAGTTTAGGAATAACTTTAAAAACGTCAAATATTCGAATAAGTTCCTCTCTAAAAAAGAAATCCTACCAAAAGATCCCAAGAATATATTCTCTGATGCAGAAGCTACTATTTATTACATATTGAACGGGAAGAAAGAGTATTTACCTGATAAACACCACACTGATATTGAAAGATTAAAAAAAGAGATAACTAATCCAGACTGGCAATTATATAAAAATACCGACCTTGGGCGGTTAAGCCATACAAAAATAACTACTTATGTGGATTGTCCTTTTAAGTATTACCTCGGAATCGAAGGCAGATTAAATGGAGATAAAGATTTTGAGAAGTTTTTTGATGGGCTTATAAAGCACAGGGTGATGAAAGAGATATTTTCCAAATACAAAAATTATGAAGTTATGTCCCAAAAAATTCTCAACAAAGAAGAATTGAAAGAAGAAATAAAAGATATCATTGAAGATATTTGGGAGGAGTATACAGACGATTTTTTACACACCTATGAAGCTATAAAAGACGTGGAAAGTGAAATAATAACAGAAGATATTTTAGAAAGCATAGAAGACATACATCGAAAGTATATCCATTTCAAAAAAGGTATAGATCTCACTTATTCTCAAGTTATAGCTACAGAGTTAGAGGTAAATTCAAAGATAAATATCGGGAATTTTCACGATGTAGACCTAACCTCCAGAATAGACAGGGTAGATCTTTTGAACGGAAACTATGTGTACCTTCTTGATGAATTTGGCGACCAACTTTTACCAGGAGCTTACTCAATTATGGATTACAAAAGGTCAAAAAATTTCCAAAGTGAACAATTGCTAATTTATTACCTAACCTTATTAAATAATGAAGAATGGAAAAACAAATTAGCAAATTCTGATGTATATCTAAAATTTCAAGTAGTATCAAAGAAAAAAGAGCATAAAAATAATAATTTTATAAAAATACAGAAAGGCCGGATTATATATAAAGAACACAAGTCTAGAACTAAGTATGTATCTTTTGATATTAAAGAATTCTGCACATGGTTAGAGAAAGTTTTTCAAAACATCAACAAATCTGATTTCACCCCTATAGCAGTAAAAGAAAGAGAAATAAGAAGGTTCTTAGAAGAAATGTATGATAAATACAATAACGCAAAAACAGGAGAAAAATATTACGATTGTTCTTCTTGCCAATTCAGAAGTTTATGCGAATTGATGCAGTACAAAAAAGATTTTAATATAAACATAAAAAAATATCTTTGA
- a CDS encoding DEAD/DEAH box helicase: MTKFQHMGLSDNILNAIDRKGYEEPTPIQEKVIPFLLSGKNNVIGQAQTGTGKTAAFGIPLIERLEEKANDVQALVLTPTRELALQVCNEIDSLKGNKRLNLLPVYGGVSIGNQIRALKRKVDLVVGTPGRIIDHLNRGTLDISKIKYLVIDEADEMLDMGFIEDVETILSKTNKEKQILMFSATIPQRIITLARKYMGNFETVTTVQGNKEDITVKKAKQIYYMISESDKIELLSRLIDIDSDFYGLVFTKTKVQSEEIANKLIKKGYEAEALNGDVSQNQRERIMDRFKSKRIKILIATDVAARGIDIDNLKYVINYSLPQNPENYIHRIGRTARAGNEGIAITFVTPSEYRKFMFIKHSSKALIEEAKIPQAKDIVNAKVEKIKDEIKSNLSKDIDPIYEILAETILEETDQEPSQIIASILKYFYGGILKEENYSKIKEVKNSSKRKDQRLFVALGSLSKMTPRKLAEFIEKETGVNRKKIKDIQIMDKFSFVTVPSEQAEAIIEIFKQKSKRKRPLVVQAKSKRN; the protein is encoded by the coding sequence ATGACAAAATTTCAACACATGGGCCTTTCTGATAACATACTCAACGCGATTGATAGAAAAGGGTACGAAGAACCAACTCCTATCCAGGAAAAGGTTATCCCCTTTCTTTTATCTGGTAAGAATAATGTAATCGGTCAGGCTCAAACTGGTACAGGAAAAACTGCAGCATTTGGTATACCTCTAATTGAAAGATTAGAAGAGAAAGCAAACGACGTTCAAGCTTTAGTATTAACCCCTACGAGAGAATTAGCTTTGCAAGTTTGTAACGAAATCGACTCACTGAAGGGAAACAAAAGATTGAACCTTCTTCCCGTGTACGGAGGAGTCTCAATTGGAAATCAAATTAGAGCCCTTAAGAGAAAAGTAGATTTAGTAGTAGGTACCCCAGGAAGAATAATAGACCATTTGAACAGAGGTACTTTAGATATTAGCAAAATTAAGTATTTGGTCATTGATGAAGCCGATGAAATGCTAGATATGGGTTTTATAGAAGATGTGGAGACGATACTCTCAAAAACTAATAAAGAAAAGCAAATTTTGATGTTTTCAGCTACGATTCCTCAAAGGATTATTACCCTTGCTAGAAAGTATATGGGGAATTTTGAAACGGTAACAACAGTTCAAGGAAACAAAGAGGACATAACCGTAAAAAAGGCAAAACAAATTTATTACATGATTTCTGAATCTGATAAAATAGAACTTTTGAGTAGGCTCATAGATATAGATAGTGATTTTTACGGTCTTGTATTTACTAAAACAAAAGTCCAATCAGAAGAAATCGCAAACAAATTAATCAAAAAAGGTTACGAAGCAGAAGCACTAAATGGTGATGTCTCTCAAAATCAAAGAGAAAGAATAATGGATAGATTTAAGAGCAAACGTATAAAAATTTTAATAGCCACAGATGTTGCAGCCAGAGGTATAGACATAGACAATCTTAAATACGTTATCAATTATTCTCTTCCACAAAATCCAGAAAATTATATACATCGTATAGGAAGAACTGCGAGGGCTGGAAATGAGGGTATAGCTATTACTTTTGTCACACCGAGCGAGTATAGAAAATTTATGTTCATCAAGCATTCCTCAAAAGCCTTAATAGAAGAAGCTAAAATACCACAAGCCAAAGATATTGTTAACGCAAAAGTTGAAAAAATAAAAGATGAGATCAAATCTAATCTTTCCAAAGATATAGATCCCATTTATGAAATCTTGGCGGAAACAATCTTAGAGGAGACCGACCAAGAGCCGAGCCAAATAATTGCTTCTATTTTAAAGTATTTTTATGGTGGAATCTTGAAAGAAGAAAATTATAGCAAAATAAAAGAAGTTAAAAACTCTTCAAAAAGAAAAGACCAAAGGTTATTTGTTGCATTAGGTAGTTTAAGTAAAATGACACCAAGAAAACTTGCTGAATTCATAGAAAAGGAAACTGGTGTAAATAGAAAAAAAATAAAAGATATACAAATAATGGATAAATTTTCTTTTGTGACGGTTCCTTCCGAACAAGCTGAAGCAATAATAGAGATCTTTAAGCAAAAATCAAAGAGAAAAAGACCACTAGTAGTACAAGCTAAGTCCAAAAGAAATTAG
- a CDS encoding NAD(P)-dependent malic enzyme: MDAKELHKILKGKIRTISNVDNLNEESLSLLYTPGVADVAEGCSKDPENTFLYTRRWNTVGIISDGSAVLGLGNIGPYGALPVMEGKALLFNLFGQLDAFPICLNTQDPEEIVSIVKNLEPSFGGINLEDISAPRCFRILEELNKTMNIPVFHDDQQGTAVVVTAGLLNALKLTGKEAKNIKVVINGIGAAGYNIAKFLMDFGVINLVLVDKNGVLNKNVPESSLHEYHQELAKITNPENITGNLSDALFGADVFVGVSKGNILNEEMVKKMNKNPIIFALANPLPEIDPILAKSFGASIVATGRSDYPNQINNLIAFPGIMKGAIEKKSKITKKMLHSAILAISNSCIPTPNRILPEAYDKRLHLNVYEAVKNASESN, from the coding sequence TTGGACGCAAAAGAATTACACAAAATACTCAAGGGAAAAATCAGGACAATTTCAAATGTTGACAATTTGAACGAAGAATCGTTATCCCTACTATACACTCCTGGGGTAGCAGATGTTGCAGAAGGATGCTCAAAAGATCCAGAAAACACATTTTTATACACAAGACGTTGGAACACCGTTGGTATCATTTCAGACGGAAGCGCCGTATTGGGTCTCGGTAACATAGGTCCATATGGTGCTCTTCCCGTTATGGAAGGTAAGGCATTATTGTTTAATCTTTTTGGCCAGCTTGATGCCTTCCCAATTTGCTTAAATACACAAGATCCAGAAGAAATTGTTTCTATTGTGAAGAACTTAGAACCTTCGTTTGGAGGTATAAACTTAGAAGACATCTCTGCTCCTAGATGTTTTCGAATATTAGAAGAATTGAATAAAACAATGAATATTCCAGTTTTTCATGATGACCAGCAGGGAACAGCTGTAGTAGTCACGGCAGGATTGTTGAATGCATTGAAATTAACGGGGAAAGAAGCAAAAAATATTAAAGTTGTTATTAACGGTATAGGGGCAGCGGGATACAATATAGCCAAGTTTTTGATGGATTTTGGGGTCATAAATCTTGTTTTAGTTGACAAGAATGGGGTGTTGAATAAAAATGTTCCAGAAAGTTCTTTGCATGAATATCACCAAGAATTAGCAAAGATAACGAATCCAGAAAATATAACCGGGAATCTCTCAGATGCTCTTTTTGGTGCGGATGTGTTTGTAGGGGTATCTAAAGGTAATATTTTGAATGAAGAGATGGTAAAAAAAATGAATAAAAATCCTATAATATTTGCACTTGCCAACCCTTTACCGGAAATAGATCCAATATTAGCAAAAAGCTTCGGGGCAAGTATAGTGGCGACTGGCAGATCAGATTATCCTAACCAAATCAACAATCTCATAGCCTTTCCTGGAATAATGAAAGGAGCGATAGAGAAAAAATCAAAGATAACTAAAAAAATGCTCCATTCTGCAATACTTGCAATTTCAAATTCATGTATTCCTACACCTAATAGGATTTTACCCGAAGCTTATGATAAAAGATTACATTTGAACGTATACGAAGCGGTTAAAAATGCTTCAGAATCGAACTAG
- a CDS encoding FumA C-terminus/TtdB family hydratase beta subunit — protein MKIDEIEKLRIGELLQYTGELIVMRDAAHQKLLELLSKNSQLPVDLNEKIVFYAGPANPPKNSKIGAIGPTTSERMDKYLEMIFKLGVLGTVGKGKRSDLAVKLCIKYKRVYFITPSGAAAYLSKCVKDIRVLAFPELGPEAIYNINVEDFPLMVAIDTNGNQIF, from the coding sequence TTGAAGATAGATGAAATTGAAAAATTAAGAATCGGAGAACTCTTACAATACACTGGTGAATTGATAGTTATGAGGGATGCTGCACACCAAAAACTTTTAGAATTACTTTCAAAAAATTCGCAGCTTCCTGTAGATTTAAATGAAAAAATTGTATTTTATGCAGGCCCTGCAAATCCTCCAAAGAACTCTAAGATAGGTGCTATAGGTCCGACAACGAGTGAAAGAATGGATAAATATCTTGAAATGATCTTTAAATTAGGTGTGCTAGGAACTGTTGGAAAGGGAAAAAGAAGTGATTTGGCAGTAAAGTTATGTATAAAATACAAGAGAGTTTATTTTATAACTCCAAGTGGTGCAGCTGCGTACCTTTCTAAGTGTGTGAAGGATATAAGGGTTCTTGCTTTTCCAGAATTAGGGCCAGAAGCTATTTACAACATAAACGTGGAGGATTTTCCTTTAATGGTGGCAATAGATACAAACGGCAATCAAATATTTTAA
- a CDS encoding fumarate hydratase, with product MISKREILEKLTNHIVQVNETINPEVKTYIDEYKGPFSQALKENYKIAEVEKLPLCQDTGIVEFFVFLGNEVILEEPIFSTLSEVVEKVYTENPFRFSLVSDPLFERKNTKNNTPPVVHIFQVSGKSLDIKFLVKGGGSENLSALFMLKPSIGVQELKDVIIGHVKENGAKGCPPLHVGIGIGGTSDKAMVLSKLALTKSFKERNQNPVYADFEEALLKDLNTLKIGFQGLKEGVSVFSVHVEYAPTHIATLPVGVSLDCYLCRKGVVKFEDR from the coding sequence ATGATATCTAAGCGTGAAATATTAGAAAAGTTGACAAACCATATAGTACAGGTCAATGAAACGATAAATCCAGAAGTAAAAACTTACATAGACGAATACAAAGGTCCATTTTCTCAAGCGCTAAAAGAAAATTATAAAATTGCAGAAGTTGAAAAATTACCCCTCTGTCAAGATACAGGCATTGTTGAATTTTTTGTTTTTCTAGGGAACGAAGTTATACTTGAAGAACCTATATTTTCCACGTTAAGTGAGGTGGTTGAAAAGGTATATACGGAAAATCCCTTCCGATTTTCACTGGTGAGTGATCCCCTTTTTGAAAGAAAAAACACTAAAAACAACACTCCACCTGTGGTACACATATTCCAAGTCTCTGGGAAGAGTTTAGATATCAAATTTTTGGTGAAAGGCGGGGGGAGTGAAAATCTCTCAGCCTTGTTCATGTTAAAGCCATCAATCGGGGTCCAAGAATTAAAAGATGTAATAATTGGGCATGTGAAAGAAAACGGAGCAAAAGGTTGCCCGCCTTTACATGTTGGAATAGGAATAGGTGGAACTTCTGATAAAGCAATGGTTTTATCCAAATTAGCATTGACCAAAAGTTTCAAAGAAAGAAATCAAAACCCTGTATATGCGGATTTTGAGGAAGCGCTTTTGAAAGATTTAAATACTTTAAAAATAGGATTTCAAGGATTAAAAGAAGGAGTTTCGGTTTTTTCTGTACATGTAGAATATGCTCCCACACATATTGCAACACTTCCTGTGGGGGTTTCCTTAGATTGTTACCTTTGTAGAAAAGGTGTGGTAAAATTTGAAGATAGATGA
- a CDS encoding LacI family DNA-binding transcriptional regulator, producing the protein MPPKKNKNSRITIEDIAQIAQVSKATVSYVINDKPGVSEPVRNKIKNIIEETNYFPNSAARGLAGEKTHFVGLVIPDISDMFYANIIRGVEKTLNKKDYLLNLFTTHARPEREQQVVRLLNKSMVDGLIIMAYFITDNFIKSLKERDIPFVFIDYPPKDEDIYSVMVDNENGAFEATEYLIKLGHKKIAFLEGPQVAWDSKARFKGYLKALKAYGIKFNQELVENGNFTKEEGYTATKRLLEKGEKFTAIFSSNDQMAIGAMRALKESGYKIPTDVSTIGFDNIEASSIIEPPLTTVSQPIYEMGKKAVDIITALINGETIEEKRYLLKTKLIERQSCTRI; encoded by the coding sequence ATGCCACCAAAGAAAAATAAAAATTCTCGAATAACTATCGAAGATATAGCACAGATCGCACAAGTTTCTAAAGCCACCGTATCTTATGTGATCAATGATAAACCCGGTGTGAGTGAGCCGGTTAGAAATAAAATAAAAAATATAATTGAGGAAACTAATTATTTTCCTAATTCTGCAGCAAGGGGTTTAGCAGGTGAAAAAACACATTTTGTAGGTTTAGTTATTCCAGATATTTCTGATATGTTCTATGCAAATATAATTAGAGGAGTAGAAAAAACTTTAAATAAAAAAGACTATCTTCTCAATCTATTTACCACACATGCAAGGCCAGAAAGAGAGCAACAAGTGGTTCGATTGTTGAATAAGAGTATGGTTGACGGATTAATTATAATGGCTTACTTTATTACTGATAATTTCATAAAGTCTTTGAAAGAAAGGGATATTCCTTTTGTCTTTATCGATTATCCACCAAAGGATGAAGATATTTATTCTGTGATGGTCGACAACGAAAATGGTGCATTTGAGGCGACAGAATATTTGATAAAACTTGGGCATAAAAAAATAGCGTTTTTAGAAGGTCCACAAGTTGCCTGGGATTCAAAGGCACGATTCAAAGGTTATTTGAAGGCATTAAAAGCCTATGGAATCAAATTCAACCAAGAATTAGTTGAAAACGGTAATTTTACAAAAGAAGAAGGATATACAGCTACAAAAAGGTTGTTAGAAAAAGGAGAAAAATTCACTGCTATCTTTTCTTCGAATGATCAAATGGCGATAGGAGCAATGAGAGCTTTAAAAGAAAGTGGGTACAAAATTCCAACAGATGTCTCTACTATAGGTTTTGACAACATCGAGGCCAGTTCTATAATAGAACCACCTTTAACAACTGTTTCACAACCCATATATGAAATGGGTAAAAAAGCTGTAGATATTATAACAGCTTTGATAAATGGAGAAACAATAGAAGAAAAAAGATATTTGTTAAAAACAAAATTAATCGAAAGACAATCTTGTACAAGAATTTAA